The sequence below is a genomic window from Neomicrococcus aestuarii.
CTTGACGATCTTCAGTCGGATCGTGTCACTAAGAGAATGGAACAAGGCGGCCGCGGGGTCCAGCCCGCACGCGTCCACCGGAGCATCTTGATTGATCAGCATTTAATGATGATATCTCAATTTACTGATCATTTGTTGACGTATCCAGCCGCAAGGGGCCACCGTAGTGCTCATCCCGATAGAACATGAGCACTTTGTGCGGTCTGTTGAGGATCGCAAATCTTGAACAACCGTCGCGGTGAAGGTTCGCTCCCTGCACAGCGAGGCGAAATGACAACGCCTGGCATTCCTTTGCTTCGGTAGGGGGTTGTGGATCAGGCGCAGCAGGAGAGCTTTGCGACGTCGGTGGTGAAGGCCTTGCATGCGATCCTGATACCCTCGGCCATCGTCAGGTAGGGGCTCCAAGCGGCGGCGACCTGCGCGGTGGCCATTCCTGCTTCGAGGATGTAGACGCCAGCGGCCGCGATCTCTCCAGCGTCCTTGGCCACTGAGGAGATGCCCAGGATCCGTCCGGTGCCAAGCTCAGCGACAACCTTGATGAAGCCGCGTGTATCGCGGTTGACCACGGCGCGCGGCACGTACTCCAGGGGCAGAACCCGGCACTCACAACGGATCCCGGCAGCGACAGCTTCCTTCTCCGTCATCCCGACCGACCCGAGAGCGGGGCTGGTGAAGGTGACCCGCGGCAGGTGTCGGTAGTCGACCTCAGCCACGGCGTCAGTGAACGCATTCTCCACGGCCAGGGCACCGTGGGCCGCTGCGACATAGACGAACTCCCGATACCCGGTCACGTCCCCGGCGGCCCAAATGCGCGGGTTGGACGTGGCCAGGCGGGAGTCGACGACAATCTCACCGGATGCGCCGGTCGTCACGCCCACGGCATCAAGGTTCAATCCTTCCGTCACAGGACGGCGTCCCGTGGCCACCAACAGTCGGTCAGCCCGGAACACTTCCTTTCCCCCGGCCACGGATGCGGAGGCGATGACCCCTCCGCTGGCCTCATCGCGCTCCATGCTGTCCACGGTGGCCCGCCGGACCACCCGAATACCCTCGTCGGCGAACACGCCAGCCAGCGCCTTGGAAGCCTCCGGCTCTTCCTGTGAAGCCAACCGGGAGCGAACCAGCAGGGTAACCCGGGAGCCCAGCCGGGAGAAAAGCTGCGCCATTTCCATGGCAACATAGCCCCCGCCCAGGACCAACAACGATTCGGGCACCTCGTCCAGTTCCATCGCCGTCGTCGAGGTTAGGTACCCGGACTCGGCCAGTCCTGGGACGGACGGCACCCATGGCGCGGCTCCGGTGGCCACGAGGTAGTGTTCGGCCTCGATCGTTCGCAGCGCGCCGTTCGGGGAAGCGACGTTGAGCAGCGGCACTTCCTGGGCCCCGGTGAACGAGGCTTCCCCCTCGATCATGGTCCAGCCATAGTCCGCAGCCAGGTCGACGTACTTTTCCGACCGCATGCTTTCCACCAACGCGGCTTTACCCTGGATTAGGGCGGGCATGTCCACCGGGCTCGCAGAGGTCTCCACCCCGGGGAAGCGGGCGGAGTCCAGCGCCACATGGCGGGCCTCGGTGGCGGCAAGCAAGGCCTTGGACGGCACGCAGCCGGTATTTACGCATGTCCCACCCACAGTGCCACGCTCCACCATCACGACGCGCTTGCCCATGCCAGTGGCTCGGATCGCGGCCGC
It includes:
- the merA gene encoding mercury(II) reductase, whose protein sequence is MNNEQFDLAIIGSGGGAFAAAIRATGMGKRVVMVERGTVGGTCVNTGCVPSKALLAATEARHVALDSARFPGVETSASPVDMPALIQGKAALVESMRSEKYVDLAADYGWTMIEGEASFTGAQEVPLLNVASPNGALRTIEAEHYLVATGAAPWVPSVPGLAESGYLTSTTAMELDEVPESLLVLGGGYVAMEMAQLFSRLGSRVTLLVRSRLASQEEPEASKALAGVFADEGIRVVRRATVDSMERDEASGGVIASASVAGGKEVFRADRLLVATGRRPVTEGLNLDAVGVTTGASGEIVVDSRLATSNPRIWAAGDVTGYREFVYVAAAHGALAVENAFTDAVAEVDYRHLPRVTFTSPALGSVGMTEKEAVAAGIRCECRVLPLEYVPRAVVNRDTRGFIKVVAELGTGRILGISSVAKDAGEIAAAGVYILEAGMATAQVAAAWSPYLTMAEGIRIACKAFTTDVAKLSCCA